The following DNA comes from Bacteroidota bacterium.
TTGATCAAATCAAAAGTGATGGCTGTTCCGGCATCAACAATCAAAATATCAGAAGCAGGGAAAAGTACGATAGCCCCTGCAACGGCAGCAATTCTGTCGCTTCCCAGGGTTGATTTTGTACGGTATTTATTGACAAAGGGTACAGGGGTGTTCCCGTTTAATTCAATGAAGCGACTGAACCGTTGCTTCAGGAAATCTATTATTCCTTTGTCCCGTTTAGCCACCGAAGATAAAATGGCCTGACGGATCCCGGGAAAATTCTTAATATAAGCTTCTAATAATGAAACGTTTAAGGTTTCAAAAACTTTTTCATCCCTGGTTATTCCTTTTTCCAGAATGGCTGTCTTGGCGCGCGTATTGCCAATGTCTATAATCAGATTCATTTGCCGGCTATCTTTTCAAGGAGTTTAATAGCTTCCTCTAAGTTAGAAATTTTTTCGACATTAAGTGTAAGTTTCTCTTTGCCTTCTTTTAAACTGAACAGTCCCGGCTGCCGCTGAACAAAACCTATGATGTCGCTAAATGTTTTTGACTGGTAATAAGGCGACATCTGGTTTGAAACAAAATAAAGGATCATTTTGCTGTTCTTCAGGATGATTTTTTCGAATCCTAGTGAAACAGCCCGCCAGCGTAACCTGACCACATTGAAAAGTTCTTTGGTGGCCTGGGGAATTTCGCCAAAACGGTCGTTAATCTGTTTGGCAAATTCCTGAAGTTTTTCTTCGTTGGAGATATTGTCCAGTTCCCGGTAAAGGCGGATACGCTCGGATACATTCTCCACATAAGAATCGGGAATAAGCAGTTCTAAGTCTGTATCTATCTGACAATCAGAAATATATGCAGCTTTCTTTATGACCTTTTTGTCCTTTTCTTCATGGGAAAAGACTTCTTTAAATTCGGTATCGCGGAGCTCCTGC
Coding sequences within:
- a CDS encoding type III pantothenate kinase codes for the protein MNLIIDIGNTRAKTAILEKGITRDEKVFETLNVSLLEAYIKNFPGIRQAILSSVAKRDKGIIDFLKQRFSRFIELNGNTPVPFVNKYRTKSTLGSDRIAAVAGAIVLFPASDILIVDAGTAITFDLINSAHEYLGGNISPGLSMRFQALNQFTGRLPLVHPNEQFAFLGNDTENAIVSGVQNGMIFEIQGYIDQLQKQYESLKIILVGGDASFFEKKLKNSIFVSSNLLLLGLNRILEYVFSEE